In Halosegnis marinus, one genomic interval encodes:
- a CDS encoding geranylgeranyl reductase family protein, with product MRDFVVVGAGPSGARFARSAAERGRDVLVLEQGEIGKPLACSGHVSLDVWDYVPESARDDLFQNAIRGARFHTGGAESRAYPFHRDEPISNAVDRVGLDKALARAAADAGADVRDEHTVTGVEAGRESVTVTARGPDGTDTYEARMVVGADGPRSRVRSECGIPDPDEFLHGVLGFDTEASHEDFVDVHLTVPGFFAWRIPRGDAGVEYGLAVAPGDDPNERFDALVADYGATIDRRCSGLIPVGPPSRVTGKRSLLVGDAAGQTKPFTGGGILYGMRAADHAAATVDPARPETLPDYEAAWRADLRTEQRLGALVRAGYDAPEPLQRAGMRLFSGEIGVHMDEPTSLLSREQLRAMFSRG from the coding sequence ATGCGCGATTTCGTCGTCGTGGGCGCGGGACCGTCGGGCGCGCGGTTCGCCCGGTCGGCCGCCGAGCGGGGCCGCGACGTGCTCGTTCTCGAACAGGGGGAGATAGGGAAGCCGCTCGCCTGTTCGGGCCACGTCTCGCTCGACGTGTGGGACTACGTCCCCGAGTCGGCCCGCGACGACCTGTTTCAGAACGCGATTCGGGGGGCGCGCTTCCACACCGGCGGGGCCGAGTCGCGGGCCTACCCGTTCCACCGCGACGAGCCCATCTCGAACGCCGTCGACCGCGTGGGGCTCGACAAGGCGCTCGCGCGGGCGGCCGCCGACGCCGGCGCGGACGTGCGCGACGAACACACCGTCACCGGGGTCGAGGCGGGCCGCGAGTCGGTGACCGTCACCGCGCGCGGCCCGGACGGAACGGACACCTACGAGGCCCGGATGGTCGTCGGCGCGGACGGGCCGCGCTCGCGCGTCCGTAGCGAGTGCGGCATCCCCGACCCCGATGAGTTCCTCCACGGCGTGCTCGGCTTCGACACCGAGGCGAGCCACGAGGACTTCGTGGACGTCCACCTCACCGTGCCGGGGTTCTTCGCGTGGCGCATCCCGCGCGGCGACGCCGGCGTCGAGTACGGGCTGGCGGTCGCGCCCGGCGACGACCCGAACGAGCGGTTCGACGCGCTCGTCGCCGACTACGGCGCGACAATCGACCGGCGGTGTTCCGGGCTCATCCCGGTCGGCCCGCCGTCGCGCGTCACGGGCAAGCGCTCCCTGCTCGTCGGCGACGCCGCCGGCCAGACGAAGCCGTTCACCGGCGGCGGCATCCTCTACGGGATGCGCGCGGCCGACCACGCCGCGGCGACGGTGGACCCGGCTCGACCCGAAACGCTGCCCGACTACGAGGCGGCGTGGCGCGCGGACCTCCGCACGGAACAGCGCCTCGGCGCGCTCGTCCGCGCGGGCTACGACGCGCCGGAACCGCTACAGCGGGCCGGGATGCGACTCTTTTCCGGGGAGATCGGCGTCCACATGGACGAGCCGACGAGCCTCCTCTCTCGCGAGCAGCTGCGTGCGATGTTCTCCCGCGGCTGA